In a genomic window of Methanosarcina horonobensis HB-1 = JCM 15518:
- a CDS encoding AI-2E family transporter: protein MDINVSNFSMQTKVMIYSIAAVILTIGMRDIATILIPIFFSVFIFLIFAPLIYWLKRKGIPGGVSIGLVILFFIMVFTGTGVLLMEFLPQFTSQIPDYQIQLTESMESLAGYLPVGMPLEGFLPDIGVFIVGLTAGLLTTILNAGTTVGLIIITTIFLLLDIAVPGKIRKEAKKHPFLLSRTNDLGSKLVDYIVIRTGINLVGGIGAALILFIGGIDFAILWGILTFILGYIPYIGFFLAVLPPTLLGLFKYGIAGAMAVFVAIWLLNLLIENILFPSVAGKGFELPPSIIFISLMYWTYVLGTPGALIAVPLTMVVKMVIESSGDMRWRTELRESEKED, encoded by the coding sequence ATGGACATAAATGTAAGCAATTTTTCAATGCAAACTAAAGTTATGATCTACAGTATTGCTGCGGTTATCCTGACAATCGGAATGCGAGATATAGCCACTATACTCATACCTATTTTTTTCTCGGTTTTTATTTTTCTAATCTTTGCCCCTCTCATCTACTGGCTCAAGAGGAAAGGAATTCCGGGGGGAGTAAGTATTGGTCTGGTAATCCTCTTCTTTATCATGGTTTTTACTGGTACCGGAGTTCTGCTTATGGAATTTTTACCTCAATTCACCAGCCAGATCCCTGACTATCAGATCCAATTAACGGAAAGCATGGAAAGCCTTGCAGGATATCTGCCGGTAGGAATGCCACTGGAAGGATTTCTACCTGATATAGGAGTGTTTATTGTTGGCCTGACAGCTGGACTCCTTACAACGATTTTGAATGCCGGAACCACCGTAGGCCTCATTATCATAACGACAATTTTTTTACTTCTGGACATTGCAGTCCCGGGAAAAATTCGAAAAGAAGCTAAAAAACACCCTTTCCTGTTATCCCGAACTAATGATCTTGGGAGTAAGCTTGTGGACTATATCGTTATAAGAACAGGAATTAACCTGGTAGGAGGTATAGGGGCTGCCCTAATTCTTTTCATAGGTGGTATAGATTTTGCGATTCTCTGGGGTATATTAACATTTATTCTCGGTTACATTCCTTACATTGGATTTTTTCTGGCCGTTCTTCCACCGACACTCCTCGGATTATTTAAGTACGGAATTGCAGGAGCGATGGCCGTTTTTGTCGCTATATGGCTTCTTAACCTGCTTATAGAAAACATCCTTTTTCCATCCGTTGCAGGGAAAGGTTTTGAATTACCTCCGTCAATCATTTTTATATCTCTTATGTACTGGACTTATGTACTGGGTACTCCTGGTGCACTTATAGCCGTACCCCTTACAATGGTTGTGAAAATGGTCATAGAAAGTTCCGGTGATATGCGATGGAGGACAGAGTTGAGAGAGTCTGAAAAAGAGGATTAA
- a CDS encoding AI-2E family transporter has product METNSSTVPAKILVYTTFAVVLTIGMREISSILTTVIFSIFVALLFTPLVRWLKQKGVPGWLSIIMAISLFTVIILVLGVIVVRAAFQFGSQIPIYQDQLTALANNYAKYIPSYEGFSIQSIVRGIVSITISLMINIVNGIVNASTTAGIVIVTAAFLLIDAANAPEKVNQEIGKQSELRFRLSNFSKKLVKFIVIRAEVNIITSFVIALLLFIGGIDYAVLWGVLIFLLSYIPYIGLVIASIPPIMLALFKYGPLGALAVIIIIFAVDALTENVLFPSMMGKGLQLSPAFLFVALLYWNFVLGLGGVLLSIPLTLVLKILLESFEETKWMARLMGPAEDMDEGEISSG; this is encoded by the coding sequence ATGGAAACAAATAGCAGTACAGTACCAGCCAAGATTTTAGTATACACTACTTTTGCTGTTGTCCTTACAATCGGAATGAGAGAAATATCTTCTATACTCACAACCGTTATCTTTTCTATATTCGTTGCACTGCTTTTCACCCCGCTCGTTCGCTGGCTAAAACAAAAGGGAGTTCCAGGTTGGTTGAGCATTATTATGGCAATTTCTTTATTCACTGTAATTATCCTGGTCCTCGGGGTAATAGTTGTCAGAGCAGCATTTCAGTTTGGGAGCCAGATCCCTATTTACCAGGATCAATTAACTGCTTTAGCGAACAACTATGCAAAATACATTCCTTCATACGAAGGTTTTTCCATACAGTCAATTGTTCGCGGTATCGTGTCAATCACGATTTCTCTTATGATAAACATCGTTAACGGGATTGTGAACGCTTCGACAACAGCTGGAATCGTCATAGTCACAGCAGCCTTCTTGCTAATAGATGCCGCTAATGCTCCTGAAAAAGTAAATCAGGAAATTGGGAAGCAATCTGAACTCCGATTTAGGCTGAGTAATTTTAGCAAGAAGCTGGTAAAATTTATTGTCATAAGAGCAGAAGTAAACATTATCACATCCTTTGTAATTGCTCTTCTTCTCTTTATAGGTGGTATAGACTATGCTGTCCTCTGGGGAGTTCTTATATTCCTGCTAAGTTATATCCCCTATATTGGTCTGGTTATAGCTTCTATTCCTCCCATAATGCTTGCACTTTTCAAGTATGGGCCTTTAGGGGCTCTTGCAGTCATTATCATTATCTTTGCTGTCGATGCGCTTACAGAAAATGTTCTTTTCCCGTCAATGATGGGAAAAGGCCTGCAATTATCCCCTGCTTTTTTATTTGTTGCTCTTCTCTACTGGAATTTCGTACTTGGACTTGGAGGTGTGCTGCTTTCCATACCTCTTACATTAGTTTTGAAGATTTTACTTGAGAGTTTTGAGGAAACAAAATGGATGGCCAGATTAATGGGTCCGGCAGAAGATATGGACGAGGGAGAAATAAGCAGCGGGTGA
- a CDS encoding DUF1254 domain-containing protein, with amino-acid sequence MVENPTTEVSKANMLLSEKQQLVAGVFASKTAADAAMEKIKSLSSQLQMMNASNILVLAKNDKGKVDTSIIDIGSTSGVNIAALAERIAGNLIAVADKPVGSPTELNVQATHLGHALNPGAVAIGLFMDPQYAGKIEDGIRKTGAQVLTVEDLKRIGAGSGAAEGTNDLAVKAAEVPHAEPQTATLVFDWQEEYAYSLGLQAFIYGFPYVYNALTRYKWTNIPQDPKRVPYAPVNHFWHADELMDATYRDGGCPNNDTLYSLAWVDLSKEPVILTVPEIPADRYWTFELMSFTSDNFAYVGQRVGSRAGNYALIGPGWHGNLPEDVTAVTPSSPTSWILILGRTLADGIDDLPAVHALQAQYRLTPLSFWGKPEAKLPESRDVYKPVVAPAGTEDPLGPWKTLNAMLAENPPAAHHEVLLKQFASIGIGPDMDVEQQPEVVKKALQRVLGIGIPLLRQQFMSGVWAKFVNGWRYPPSNMGRFGDELLKRAADQSLAGIAANDPVEAVYLVNLTDNFGEPLTGAHRYEITFTKGYEPPVDAFWSMTVYGNDYNLIPNQINRYSIGDRTPGVKKNADGGTTFYFQNGSPGPDKESNWLPTGSEAWFIILRMYIPHAEVINAEWKCPPITKVD; translated from the coding sequence GTGGTAGAAAATCCAACAACAGAAGTCTCGAAAGCTAACATGCTTCTATCTGAGAAGCAACAACTGGTGGCAGGAGTCTTCGCCAGCAAGACGGCTGCAGACGCTGCTATGGAGAAGATTAAGAGTCTTAGTTCCCAGCTTCAGATGATGAACGCCAGCAACATCCTTGTCCTCGCTAAGAACGATAAGGGCAAAGTCGATACAAGCATCATTGATATTGGTTCGACTTCCGGCGTTAATATAGCTGCGCTGGCTGAACGTATTGCAGGGAACCTGATTGCCGTTGCTGACAAGCCAGTGGGTAGCCCAACTGAGCTAAATGTACAGGCAACTCACCTGGGTCACGCTTTAAACCCTGGCGCAGTGGCTATCGGCCTGTTCATGGACCCGCAATATGCTGGTAAGATCGAGGACGGTATCAGGAAGACAGGTGCCCAGGTTCTTACAGTCGAAGATCTGAAGCGAATTGGCGCAGGTTCGGGTGCGGCTGAGGGTACAAATGACCTTGCAGTTAAGGCAGCTGAAGTGCCACATGCAGAGCCACAGACAGCTACCTTGGTTTTTGACTGGCAGGAGGAATATGCATACTCGCTGGGCCTGCAGGCGTTCATATATGGTTTCCCGTATGTCTACAATGCTCTCACACGCTATAAATGGACAAACATCCCGCAGGATCCAAAGCGTGTTCCTTACGCGCCTGTCAACCATTTCTGGCATGCTGACGAACTCATGGACGCCACTTACCGCGACGGCGGTTGCCCGAACAACGACACACTGTACTCACTCGCCTGGGTAGATCTAAGCAAAGAGCCAGTAATTCTCACCGTGCCCGAGATCCCGGCTGATCGCTACTGGACGTTTGAACTAATGTCTTTTACTTCGGACAACTTTGCCTATGTCGGCCAGAGGGTTGGCTCCAGGGCTGGCAATTATGCTCTCATTGGCCCTGGCTGGCACGGTAATCTACCTGAGGATGTAACCGCCGTTACGCCGTCCTCCCCGACGTCGTGGATATTAATTCTTGGCCGCACTCTGGCGGATGGCATCGATGACCTGCCAGCCGTGCATGCGCTACAGGCACAGTACAGGCTGACACCACTGAGTTTCTGGGGCAAACCCGAGGCAAAGCTGCCCGAAAGCCGCGACGTCTACAAGCCAGTTGTTGCGCCCGCCGGGACCGAGGACCCGCTAGGGCCGTGGAAGACGCTCAACGCCATGCTGGCTGAGAACCCCCCGGCAGCCCACCATGAAGTGTTACTCAAACAGTTCGCATCTATCGGGATCGGGCCGGATATGGATGTAGAGCAGCAGCCAGAGGTAGTGAAGAAGGCGCTGCAGCGTGTGCTGGGCATCGGCATACCGTTGCTCAGGCAGCAGTTCATGAGTGGGGTCTGGGCAAAGTTTGTCAACGGCTGGCGCTACCCTCCATCCAATATGGGCCGCTTTGGGGATGAGCTCCTGAAGCGTGCTGCGGACCAATCTCTGGCCGGGATCGCTGCCAACGACCCTGTAGAGGCGGTCTATCTTGTCAACCTTACTGACAATTTCGGCGAGCCGCTGACGGGCGCTCACAGGTATGAGATAACTTTCACCAAGGGCTACGAGCCGCCCGTAGATGCATTCTGGTCGATGACCGTCTACGGTAACGATTATAACTTAATTCCCAACCAGATCAACCGCTACTCTATCGGTGACCGTACCCCGGGCGTCAAGAAGAATGCTGACGGGGGGACAACCTTTTACTTCCAGAACGGGTCGCCTGGCCCAGATAAAGAGTCGAACTGGCTGCCGACTGGCAGTGAAGCGTGGTTCATCATTCTGCGCATGTACATTCCACACGCTGAGGTGATCAATGCGGAATGGAAATGTCCGCCGATTACAAAAGTAGACTAA
- a CDS encoding AI-2E family transporter, with translation MYSTAAVLLTLGMRAISPILVPVFFALFAFLIFAPLVRWLMRKGVPGKASVFLVIILFMFVFFGTAILFVSSLLQLSDRIPSYDVQLQSILNSISTYLPVSGESVESILRSIAAFAFSASAGIITGALNAGSTVVLIFITTTFLLLDAAGAPEKVQRGAENQPVHLSRFAELSRTVVNYMLLRTETNLAGGIGVAILLLIGGIDFAILWGLLFFLFGYIPYLGFYLAAIPPMLLGLFKYGPIGALGVLIAITIVNALVENVVFPSIAGKGLKLSPTLVFLSLFYWSYVLGTAGALIAVPLTIVVKIILESSEDTRLMAKLMESSGDRGQDEENAGKNVL, from the coding sequence ATTTACAGCACTGCTGCAGTTCTCCTTACACTTGGTATGAGGGCGATTTCACCAATACTTGTACCGGTCTTTTTCGCTCTTTTTGCCTTTCTAATCTTTGCTCCTCTGGTTCGCTGGCTCATGAGGAAAGGGGTTCCTGGAAAGGCTAGTGTTTTTCTGGTGATCATTCTTTTCATGTTTGTTTTTTTTGGAACCGCAATTCTGTTTGTAAGCTCTTTACTCCAGCTCAGCGACAGGATTCCAAGTTATGATGTTCAGTTGCAGAGTATTCTGAACAGTATTTCAACATATTTGCCTGTATCTGGAGAATCCGTAGAATCAATACTGCGCAGTATTGCAGCATTTGCTTTCAGTGCGAGTGCGGGAATTATTACAGGAGCCTTAAACGCCGGATCAACAGTTGTGCTTATTTTTATCACGACAACATTTTTACTTCTGGATGCTGCAGGTGCTCCAGAAAAAGTGCAAAGAGGAGCTGAAAATCAACCAGTCCACCTTTCACGGTTTGCCGAATTAAGCAGAACCGTCGTAAACTACATGCTCCTGAGGACTGAGACCAATCTGGCTGGGGGTATTGGAGTTGCCATACTTCTCCTCATCGGAGGTATAGATTTTGCTATTCTCTGGGGCCTCCTGTTTTTCCTGTTCGGTTATATCCCTTATCTGGGCTTTTATCTTGCAGCTATTCCACCTATGCTCCTTGGCCTGTTTAAATACGGGCCTATAGGGGCACTGGGCGTCCTTATCGCCATCACCATTGTTAATGCACTGGTAGAAAATGTCGTATTCCCATCTATTGCAGGAAAAGGCCTTAAATTGTCTCCGACGCTGGTATTTCTTTCTTTGTTTTACTGGTCTTATGTGCTTGGGACAGCAGGTGCCCTGATTGCCGTACCCCTTACAATAGTTGTAAAGATAATTCTGGAAAGTTCCGAGGACACACGCCTGATGGCTAAACTGATGGAATCAAGTGGAGATAGAGGTCAGGATGAAGAAAATGCAGGAAAAAACGTACTCTAA
- a CDS encoding DUF1269 domain-containing protein — MAEVMYGPMQMLVIAFDKPEFHGKIRRELESVMEKGVIRLIDLLLLWKDNDGNVTALEASQLDEEERRRFGAVIGGLIGFGAGGEEGARTGTEEGALAAAQENYGITEEDMLEITDAIPEGTAALILIIEHLWAKKLKQALRDAGGVLVSQGMITPELLILVGEELAEAVKFAEKKRGSEAAPAV; from the coding sequence ATGGCCGAAGTAATGTATGGACCTATGCAAATGTTAGTTATCGCGTTCGATAAACCGGAATTTCACGGCAAGATCCGCCGCGAACTTGAATCAGTCATGGAAAAGGGAGTGATCAGGCTCATTGACCTGCTCTTACTGTGGAAGGACAATGATGGAAATGTCACGGCTCTGGAGGCGTCACAGCTGGACGAAGAAGAGAGAAGGCGTTTCGGAGCGGTTATAGGAGGACTCATCGGTTTTGGAGCAGGAGGGGAAGAGGGAGCCAGAACAGGCACGGAAGAAGGAGCTCTGGCAGCAGCCCAGGAGAACTACGGAATCACTGAAGAAGATATGCTGGAAATAACAGACGCTATCCCTGAAGGGACTGCGGCTCTTATCCTTATTATTGAACATCTCTGGGCAAAAAAGCTTAAACAGGCGCTCCGTGATGCAGGAGGGGTTCTGGTCTCTCAAGGTATGATCACACCCGAACTGCTGATTCTGGTTGGGGAGGAACTGGCAGAAGCAGTTAAATTCGCGGAGAAGAAACGGGGATCTGAGGCAGCACCTGCCGTCTGA
- a CDS encoding DUF1269 domain-containing protein → MSKKQLITLQDAAIVTWPEGKNKPKTKQLTSMSGVGALSGAFWGMLFGLIFFVPIFGMVVGAALGALTGSMADVGISDDFIRSVRSKVTEGTSALFLMTSDAVLDKVKEAFKGMDFELIASNLSKEEEDKLRAAFAEEGEEVAPAY, encoded by the coding sequence TTGAGCAAGAAACAGTTGATTACCCTGCAGGATGCAGCTATAGTCACCTGGCCTGAGGGGAAAAATAAACCAAAAACCAAGCAATTAACCAGTATGTCCGGGGTAGGTGCGCTTAGCGGAGCCTTTTGGGGTATGCTGTTTGGTCTGATTTTCTTTGTCCCGATATTTGGTATGGTTGTTGGAGCTGCACTGGGCGCACTAACCGGTTCCATGGCTGATGTGGGGATCAGTGACGATTTTATCCGGTCGGTCCGCAGCAAAGTGACAGAAGGCACATCAGCCCTCTTCTTGATGACCAGCGATGCCGTACTTGATAAGGTAAAGGAAGCCTTCAAAGGAATGGACTTTGAACTCATTGCTTCCAACCTGTCCAAAGAAGAAGAGGACAAGCTGCGTGCAGCCTTTGCAGAAGAAGGAGAAGAAGTAGCTCCAGCATACTGA